ggcggcgtagcCCATCGAAAACCGACTCTCGATACGTACAATTGCGGATGGCTCATCTCGCGGGTGATGGCGGTTGCGGTAGCCCACGCCTGGCTGACATGATTCCCTGGTCTCGTGGCATGTTCTATCGAGGTTTCCTTGCAAGCCTTTAACCTGTTTCGAAGACTTAGAATGCATATCGCAGAGAAACTTTTTATCACGCACTGTACCTTTGTTTACCTGTATATATCTCTATGCCTCGAAGCGCGGTCAAGccgccaaccaccacggcaataaTATACCAGTAGTCCCGGGCAAAGGCGTAGTTGTAGTCCATGCCTAAGCCCGCATCATGCATGTGCATATCTCCCATATCCATGATTCCTGGGGATTCTGGTTTGCGATACCAGGGATCGAATAATCGGGGAAAACTTGATTTGTGTGTTTTGTCGAGGACGACCGAGAAGAGAGCCGGATGGCTTCGGGAGGGAGTTGGCGGCTTGGTGGAGTGTCGGCGGGCCGTCTCACGAATTCTGTCTCAACAAGCCGTCTTTTTATGCGCCGCAAATTTCCCAGTCACAAACCAATTTCCCAAAGTCTGATGGCTGAGGATGAAACTTTCTCACGGTTTGACTAGGTTGGAGGTCAAGCGCCGACCGCCAATGAAGCGCATAGGGTGTCGAAGGCAAAAGTCAAGGCGTCTGTCACAATGAGCGACCCTTGAAGACCTACTAGTTTGACCATCTGCCAGTGTCatcggtactccgtagacacTTCTTCATTATCCAGCCCGCACTTGTGCTTATGTGCGTCACTGCTCCCCGAATATTCTTTTCAGGGCCCACTGCATGCAGAACAATGCGAGATGGGCAGCTGTTCATCCATCCCCAATGTGGGCTTGGGTCTGAGACCCCAGGACTGAGCTGGTTTCCCTCCAGCCTCACGAAACAAACTTGCTCAAACATACTCACTTGCCCCAAATGTGGCGGCCCTGATTGGACTGTCAACGTCAAATGCGGGATCCTAGTCCAAGCCCAACGCCAGACCCACCGCTGGTTCCGGTGTGAATATCCTGCACCGACTTGcccctcaacaccatggccgcgaTGGTCCGCTTTGACTTTTGTCTTGATGCCTGGGTTATGCTGCTCATCCGGAACGTCTGTGCCGTTGACATGGATAGTTCGACAAAGTGGCGCTTCCCTGCAGCAGTCCACGAGGCCGAGCTCCGTGATGCCGTGCCGGACAAGGCCATCAGTAGGCGATCTGCAGCTTGACAGAGCTCGGCCAAGAATGTCATTTTCCTGGAGCAGGCCGTAAAGCCGACCTATCCCCTGGCCCTCCTTGGGTTACTTGTTCGTTACGCCCACCTTTCCCAAGCTTTCGCTATAAGGCTGTGACGCCCATCCCAACCATCCGGCCTACTTTTCCATCGTCACCGTGTCCCATACGTCCCGTGTCTAGCTTTCACGCAGCTTGCCGATTCTATGACCATGAAGTCCTTTGCACTGCTGTCCGCCCTTTGCGGCCTGGGATCCGCCCACTTTCTCCTCAACTACCCCAAATCCATTGGCTTCGACGACTCGAATGAAGGCAATGCTCCCTGTGGTGGATTTACACCAGACTTGTCCAAGGACTTGGTCGATTTTCACGTGGGCGGTGATGCCATCTCCGTGAAGCTCACCCACCCTCAAGGCAATTGGCTCTTCCGCGTCACCACTGATGAGAAGGCTGAATCCGGTTGGGAACAGATCTTCCCCATTGTGCAACAGAGCGGGTTGGGAGACTTTTGTGAGCCTCAAGTCACAGTGCCCAGCAAATACGCCGGCAAGAAGGGTGTTCTTAGTGTCGTTTCGTCTGCGACGGATGGTCTTCTGTACCAGGTGAGTGAGCTGGCCGCTGCCTTGTCCGAGAAGATGCTAATGTATATCGTACCGTGTAGTGCGCTGTTGTCAACTTTGTCGATGGCAAGGGTGACAAGCCGTCTGCCTGCGTGAATGCGTCAAGCGTCAAGGCCTCGTTCACCGACGATTCCAAGCTCACTGCACTCGTGGGCAGTGGCTCATCATCTACACCTACATCTGGCTCTGGATCCAGTACTGCATCAAAGACGTCGGCTTCCTCGACAGCTACACACTCGGGTGCTGCATCATCGCTTCATGCTTGGTCCCTCACCAGCGCGGGATGGGGTGGTGCGTTGACTATTGTGTGCATGGCAATGCTGGGTGGAGCTTTGATGATTTAACCCCGCGGACAGGGGACTGTGAAAACAAATTGTCGGGATAAGGAGTGAAGGCATCGGGTATGCCAATGGTTTGCCTAGCATGTAGCGATGAAATGGAAGTCGTATTGCCTCTTGACTCTATTCGCACCTAGACGTGACGGGTGCAAactgacatctggagctgAGCAATGGTCTGTGCTTGcaatcttcaatgttggcaaatgGCTAAAACCTGGCAGGAGTGGCGCCTGCGCCTTCCGGCCCTAGGCGATGCCAGGGCCATGGAGATTGAAAATTGAATTCCCGCTCGCTTTAGACCAAGCGATCCCCAAAACTCAAACCCCGAGAAACTTCGTTTGTTCGGCACGGTCTTTCTTATTGTTCGCCTATTGCATAGCCGGCTCAACACCCACGGGTCATTAACCATAGGACGGAACCAACTCAGCACGCAACTTAGTACATCCCGCATCTCCACATGATGGACCTCCAAGGACTTGCGGTGTCGGGTCCATCGACGCCTCTGATTGCGTCGCTTAGAATTCACGATCCCCACTTTTATATTCTACCCCAACTTCGGCATTTGGGACATTGCGGTATCGCGAGCCTGCCCTTGGCATCAATTACGAGGCGGAATGCTTTGTTCGTTTTGATCAGCTGCTGTCGCCTGGCATCTCTGTGTCTCTGACTGTCATTTCTCCGCCTGGAGTAGTCAATTGGCGCCGTCAATGCATGGCCCGCTGCGTACTTGATGGAAGCACCCCGCCAAGCGCCGGCATCACGATCTAGTCACGGCAAGGCTGGACTATGCCAGATAGACTTGGCTTGATTTATACTTACCAATAGTATGAACTAGGCTTGGGAACGTCTGAGCCTTCGTACCGCTATAAACTTTGAATTCCTTTAGCATTTTTAGGCGTTCAAGCTTTACGACGTGGAAGCAATTGCTGATGCGACGCCCAGCGGTGAGAGTACATATTTTGACGTCTTTCCAGCCAGGTCATTCTGGTCTTGTCTCTCTAATCCCTTTTCCTCTCCCATCATTGAAGCTATTCAGATGACCATCAAATGACCTTTACTGAATGACAACTGTTCAACATGGCCGCCCTCACCAATGCTGCCGAGCTTGATTCAAAGAGCCTGTCTCCTCGCTTTCGCGTTGGTGGCCAGCTTTCAATCGGTGGCATAACCTTCAGACCCAATCTTCGCATGTCAAATACAGATGCGAGTATCTTAATCACGCTGAGTGTAATCTCAGTTGCGACATTTTCTCTTTATGTCTTTCGCAATCGACTCCAGCGTCTCCTTCCTCGATGGCTTCAGCCTTTTGCCAGAGAAGAAGGCCATGCGTCAAATAAACGCAAGGCTTGGACACATTGGACTCTAATTCTTGCTTTAATCTCTATTTCTGGCTTTATCCTGTCGGTTGTACCGATTTGCCTCGCCCCGAATGAGCGCCGGGGCATTCTCGATATTGTTCCCTGGATGTCTATTCTATTCATGACTGCTTTGGACCGGCCCACTAGCACACCTCGGATTTTGCTCTTGCAGTATTTTCTCGTCTTGAGCTCCGGTATGGGTATTTATTCCGCCCAATTCTTGGACCACCATCTTCGGTCCATCGATCCATTTCGCGTTGCAAGACTGGCTCTCTCTTTGTTCGGTATCGTTTCGATTGGCAGCATGCCACTTCGAAACCCAGCTTGGGATGCTGAAGACATTGCAAACCCGAAGCTCCCCCCATCTCATCATGTTCGAAGCCCGGAAGATAACCTCACACTCTTCACTTTCTGGGCTATGACGTGGGTATACCCGCTTGCCCGGCTCTGtcggaagaaagaaatcACCGTCGAAGATGTGTGGCAACTACCACATGATTTCCAACATACACGCCTCTATCTAGCCTTCCGCGAACTCCAGGGAAAGCTTCTCCCCTGCCTGATCGAAGCAAATGGTCTCGATTTATCCATTGCGACTACTCTTGCTATCGTTGAGAAACTCGCTGAGGTATCCAACATTCGCCTCACCAGCCGGCTTTACAGTGCGCTGGACAATGGTAACCCAACCGAAGCCTACTTTTGGTGCGCGGTAATGCTATGTGTGGATTTTATGCGACAGATCTCCAAAACGACATCCTCTTGGTACTCTCGCAAGGCCTACGAAAGATCTAGGGGCGAGACCTTTATTGCGCTATTTGGCAAACTCCTTACCCGGGCCGTCCCAGGATCAGATGTCACCGAAAAGGgtccagaagaagacagTGTCGGAACACTGACAAGGCCAAATAATACCTTACGAAGAGGATGGCTtagctgctgctgtggaCGCAAACACAGGGTCAAGTCGACTCCTACACAAGCAACCCCTGCATCAAATGCAAAGGTCGTCAATCTTGTTCGGGGAGATACCTACGAGATTTCTCAACGCTTCTGGGATTTTCCAAAGCTCATGTCGCAGCCAATCAAGGTTATTGTTACAATTTACTATCTCATCGACATCATGGGTTGGCCGTCCTGTGTCGGCCTTGGACTCATGATCCTCTTCCTGACCAGCAACTCACTCCTCGTTCGCAAGGTCGTTCAACTGGAACGTTCCAGGACCGCGCACTCTGACAAGCGCGCACAAGCTGTGGCCCACTTTGTAGAAGCTAGTAGACCTTTGAAGCTCAACGGCTGGACATCTTCTTGGAGTGCTAGAATCTTCAAGTTTCGAACCATGGAGATGCTGAAGCGACTGCAGATTGCACGGGTAATTGCAGCGATATCCACCACAAATGTCGCTGGAGGCTCGGCTTACCCTTTTGCCAGCATTTGCTTATACACCCTGATTCTCCGACAAGGTCTTCCAAACGACGTTatttggccgtctttgcagCTCTTCAACCAACTGGAGGCGAGTCTCAAAGAAGCGTTCGATCTTATCACTGCTTATTGGAAGGCAGTAATTCCTGTCGAACGTGTCAACAAATACATGGAAGAACCAGATCGGGACGAAGATTCTCTTGGCATTACAGACGCTAGTGATATCGAATTTCATGGCGCCTCATTCGCTTGGCCCTCCACCAATCACTTGGTTCTTTCTCAGCTCAATCTCAAATTTGGCAAAGGACTCACGATTATCCGAGGAAAAGTTGGCTCCGGCAAATCTAGCCTCCTGCTTGCAGCCTTGAACGAAATGGAGTTGCATGGTGGCGATCTTCTTCGACCAGATGAACCGGTTGGTTATGCACAACAGCTTCCATGGCTACAGAATAAGACGATTCGAGAGAACATCGTCTTTCATCATGGTTTCGATGCCGCCCGATACCGACAAGTCCTGCATGCTTGTGCGCTAGGACCTGACCTTGCAGCTTTTCCCGATGGTGATCTTACCAAGTTGGAGGAAGGCGGTGTTGGGTTATCTGGGGGCCAGAAAGCCAGAGTTGCTTTGGCCAGAGCCGTATACAGTCCATGCAGAATTCTTCTTTTGGATGATCCTCTTGCTCCTTTGGATCACGACACTGCGAGCAATATTGTACGACGATTTTTACAGGGCCCTCTGGCCAGGGAACGCACTATTGTGATGGTGACGCATCGCGATGACCTGGTTCTTCGCATTGCTAATCAAGTCATTGATATGGATGATGGGACCGCTAGGAGGTTATCTCAATCGGAAATTAAAGATGAACTTGAGCATCCCTATCATGCTACATCTCAAGATACCATAGTGGAAGAACTTGAACCGACCCATGAAACCcacgaagaggaggaggaggatttGCAGGAGGCACCGGAAGAGCCTTCAGAGACTGGAAGCGTGCCCCTTACAGTCTATTTGAACTATATGAGGGCTGGTGGATTGTATATGTGGGCATTCCTAGCACTGTTCTACGGAATCTCCAGATACTGCGATGTCTCTGAAGCGTCATTGCTTGAGTCGTGGGGAAATGAAACGGCGAAAGATCGTGTGATATCTACAAGAGGCTATTGGAGTCTTCCAAATCCCCAAAAATTTCCCCAAATCTGGCTCGCTGTGTTTGGCGGTCTTGCACTCGGACAGACCATATCATACGGTATCGCCCAACTGCTGCTAGCCAAGATCTCTATCGATGCAGCTCAAGGCATTTTCAAAGCTGCCATCGGCCGAGTGAGCAAAGCCACCTTCAGATATCACGACACCACACCCACCGGACAGCTTAAAAACCGACTCGTTTCTGATATGGGTATGGTTGATGGTGGCATTTTGGCACCACTGGAAGGCTTCGTCTATAATTTCATTGCTCTAGTTTTGAGCATCGTCGGTATTGCAACACACCAGCCAATGCTTCTCATTAttctcggcgccgtcgcTGTCCTATTCGTTTACTTTTTCAGAATCTACGTTCCAATTTCACGCAGCTTGCGACGCATGGAAATGCGATATCTCACGCCCATCATTGCCAATATTGGCGTTATGCAGGACGGCCTTGTCACTATTAGAGCGCTTCGCGTAGAAGGTCGTTTCCAGGACCGGCACTTGGATGCAGTGGATGACTTCCAGAAGCAGGATCACTTTTTCTGGAGCATGGCTTTCTGGCTCGACTTTCGGCTCAGTATATCGTCTGCCTGCACTCGTGCTGCCCTGATTATTTTCATGATTTGGCGCGGCACTCCAGCAAGCGCGATTGGATTTGTGTTGACGCAGACGTCAATTTCTATGGCATCTATTCAACAGCTTTGCGAGAAATTTGCCCAGCTTCAACTAGACGCAGTATCGCTGGAGCGTGTTGGCATGCTTGACAAGATCCCAGAGGAGCCAAATGGCGATGAGGAGCCACCTGCAGATTGGCCTAGGCCATGTGACGACGTCAAATTTGAGTCCATGTCCTTCAAATACGCCGAGGGACTGCCCAATGTCCTCAAAAAGGTCACTTTTGAGATACCGGGAGGATCTACGTGCGCGGTGCTAGGTAGAACTGGGTCAGGAAAGTCCACCATAGCCAATGCTCTGCTGGTGACAG
The DNA window shown above is from Metarhizium brunneum chromosome 1, complete sequence and carries:
- the abc4_0 gene encoding ATP-binding cassette transporter abc4; the protein is MAALTNAAELDSKSLSPRFRVGGQLSIGGITFRPNLRMSNTDASILITLSVISVATFSLYVFRNRLQRLLPRWLQPFAREEGHASNKRKAWTHWTLILALISISGFILSVVPICLAPNERRGILDIVPWMSILFMTALDRPTSTPRILLLQYFLVLSSGMGIYSAQFLDHHLRSIDPFRVARLALSLFGIVSIGSMPLRNPAWDAEDIANPKLPPSHHVRSPEDNLTLFTFWAMTWVYPLARLCRKKEITVEDVWQLPHDFQHTRLYLAFRELQGKLLPCLIEANGLDLSIATTLAIVEKLAEVSNIRLTSRLYSALDNGNPTEAYFWCAVMLCVDFMRQISKTTSSWYSRKAYERSRGETFIALFGKLLTRAVPGSDVTEKGPEEDSVGTLTRPNNTLRRGWLSCCCGRKHRVKSTPTQATPASNAKVVNLVRGDTYEISQRFWDFPKLMSQPIKVIVTIYYLIDIMGWPSCVGLGLMILFLTSNSLLVRKVVQLERSRTAHSDKRAQAVAHFVEASRPLKLNGWTSSWSARIFKFRTMEMLKRLQIARVIAAISTTNVAGGSAYPFASICLYTLILRQGLPNDVIWPSLQLFNQLEASLKEAFDLITAYWKAVIPVERVNKYMEEPDRDEDSLGITDASDIEFHGASFAWPSTNHLVLSQLNLKFGKGLTIIRGKVGSGKSSLLLAALNEMELHGGDLLRPDEPVGYAQQLPWLQNKTIRENIVFHHGFDAARYRQVLHACALGPDLAAFPDGDLTKLEEGGVGLSGGQKARVALARAVYSPCRILLLDDPLAPLDHDTASNIVRRFLQGPLARERTIVMVTHRDDLVLRIANQVIDMDDGTARRLSQSEIKDELEHPYHATSQDTIVEELEPTHETHEEEEEDLQEAPEEPSETGSVPLTVYLNYMRAGGLYMWAFLALFYGISRYCDVSEASLLESWGNETAKDRVISTRGYWSLPNPQKFPQIWLAVFGGLALGQTISYGIAQLLLAKISIDAAQGIFKAAIGRVSKATFRYHDTTPTGQLKNRLVSDMGMVDGGILAPLEGFVYNFIALVLSIVGIATHQPMLLIILGAVAVLFVYFFRIYVPISRSLRRMEMRYLTPIIANIGVMQDGLVTIRALRVEGRFQDRHLDAVDDFQKQDHFFWSMAFWLDFRLSISSACTRAALIIFMIWRGTPASAIGFVLTQTSISMASIQQLCEKFAQLQLDAVSLERVGMLDKIPEEPNGDEEPPADWPRPCDDVKFESMSFKYAEGLPNVLKKVTFEIPGGSTCAVLGRTGSGKSTIANALLVTETASEGTVKIGGMDLAKVNRTALRNRVTFIQQDPTLFPGTLRDNIDPEGKFSDEECENAIQNVLGKEWGLTSQIDAGGKNLSQGQRQLVGIGRAVLRKSGLVILDEATASIDRGTAATVQKVLREGLSKSTVITIAHRLEAVEDANWCLRLEKGQVLDCGPAKDLGKKAKEEES